A window from Theropithecus gelada isolate Dixy chromosome 1, Tgel_1.0, whole genome shotgun sequence encodes these proteins:
- the PLA2G2A gene encoding phospholipase A2, membrane associated: protein MKTLLLLAVIMIFGLLQAHGNLVDFRRMIKLTTGKEAALSYGFYGCHCGVGGKGAPKDATDRCCVIHDCCYKRLEKRGCGTKFLSYKFSNKGSTITCAKQDSCRSQLCECDKAAAYCFARNKSTYNKNYQYYSNKLCRGSTPRC from the exons ATGAAGACCCTGCTGTTGTTGGCAGTGATCATGATCTTTG GCCTTCTGCAGGCCCATGGGAATTTGGTGGATTTCCGGAGAATGATCAAGTTGACGACAGGAAAGGAAGCTGCACTCAGTTATGGCTTCTACGGCTGCCACTGTGGCGTGGGTGGCAAAGGAGCCCCCAAGGATGCAACGGATCG CTGCTGTGTCATTCATGACTGTTGCTACAAACGTCTGGAGAAACGTGGATGCGGCACCAAATTTCTGAGCTACAAGTTTAGCAACAAGGGGAGCACAATCACCTGTG CAAAACAGGACTCCTGCAGAAGTCAACTGTGTGAATGTGATAAGGCTGCTGCCTACTGTTTTGCTAGAAACAAGAGTACCTATAATAAAAACTACCAGTACTATTCCAATAAACTCTGCAGAGGGAGCACCCCTCGTTGCTGA